Proteins encoded within one genomic window of Spirulina major PCC 6313:
- a CDS encoding cytochrome c biogenesis protein CcdA, with product MLEQIQTTLYTASQFANHLVSEQLTHLSLVSVTLIFGAGLLTSLTPCMLSMLPITVAYIGGYESQGRLMALVQSVWFALGLATTLAGLGIGAATLGRVYGQVGIGLPIFVSAIAILMGLNLLEIIPLRWPSWGGGDWIAENLPTGVRSYLLGLTFGLVASPCSTPVLATLLAWVGSTQDLALGGVLLLSYAIGYVLPLVLAGTFTATLKKLLTVRRWSGWINPTSGVILIGFGVFSLLSRLA from the coding sequence ATGTTGGAACAGATCCAAACCACCCTCTACACCGCGTCACAGTTTGCAAACCACCTGGTTAGCGAACAACTCACCCACCTCAGCCTTGTCAGCGTGACGCTGATTTTTGGCGCGGGTCTGCTGACCAGTCTCACCCCCTGTATGCTGTCGATGCTGCCGATCACGGTGGCCTATATCGGCGGCTACGAATCCCAAGGGCGACTGATGGCGTTGGTGCAGTCGGTGTGGTTTGCCCTCGGATTAGCGACGACCCTGGCCGGGTTGGGCATCGGGGCGGCGACGTTGGGGCGCGTCTATGGTCAGGTGGGGATCGGCCTGCCGATTTTTGTTAGTGCGATCGCGATCCTCATGGGTCTCAATCTGTTGGAAATCATCCCGCTCCGCTGGCCCAGTTGGGGCGGCGGTGACTGGATTGCCGAAAACCTGCCCACGGGTGTCCGCTCCTACCTCCTCGGCCTCACCTTCGGCCTTGTCGCCTCCCCCTGTAGCACCCCTGTCCTCGCCACCCTCCTCGCCTGGGTGGGCAGCACCCAGGATCTCGCCCTCGGCGGTGTCCTGTTGCTCAGTTATGCGATCGGCTATGTTCTCCCCCTCGTCCTCGCCGGAACCTTCACCGCCACCCTAAAAAAACTCCTCACCGTGCGGCGTTGGTCAGGGTGGATTAACCCGACGAGCGGCGTGATTTTAATCGGATTTGGCGTGTTCTCCCTCCTCTCCCGCTTGGCCTGA
- a CDS encoding ABC transporter ATP-binding protein — protein sequence MSLRFFAVLANTPQLLKLVWSASPKWLLISLLTTLSTSVLPAVQLYIGKLTLDQIIAVIGQPPALWTPVFTLILAALGVMVFNDILSELSTYTSLVLSDRFTLYASNILLRQAVKLDLAHYELPEFYDLLSRAQQSGSTYPVRALTLFTSFLGQGIKLLTLVGLMIQFSPLATLLLIATSIPAFAISVQFSGKRFKVLRRQTQSGRFADYLQRILTHQDFVKEIRLFNLSEHLLAQWHTIRHQFNHEAEQLARQQTRARTFSNLLSKLGFYATYTWIVIQTLRAQITIGSLGMYSGAFRQSQSAMQGLLEDLARLYEVNLYVSQFFDFLNLQPHVKNAAQPRPFPNPLQQGLTLENVSFTYPGADRPTLDNLNLSVRPGESIAIVGVNGAGKTTLLKLLTRFYDVSSGEISIDQIPITQLDLVELRRNVGVIFQDFARYNFSVFDNIGFGNIQDHQNLASIQKAGRDAGADPMITTLDQGYQTMLGKIFPGGRELSGGQWQKIGLARAFMTPAQILILDEPTAALDAIAEYDLFQRFRKLAAGKITFLVSHRFSTVRMADRIIVLEHGTIQEMGSHAELMARDGVYARMFTLQSSSYDA from the coding sequence ATGTCCCTACGTTTCTTTGCCGTCTTAGCCAATACCCCGCAACTCCTGAAATTAGTGTGGTCAGCCAGTCCGAAATGGCTGCTCATTTCGCTCCTGACGACCCTCAGCACGTCTGTTTTACCCGCTGTCCAACTCTATATCGGTAAACTCACCCTCGATCAGATTATTGCCGTCATCGGACAACCCCCCGCCCTCTGGACTCCTGTTTTTACCCTGATTCTCGCGGCCTTGGGGGTGATGGTGTTCAACGACATTTTGAGTGAGCTTTCCACCTATACATCGTTGGTTTTGAGCGATCGCTTCACCCTCTACGCCAGTAACATCCTGCTCCGCCAAGCCGTCAAGCTTGATCTCGCCCACTACGAACTCCCCGAATTCTACGACCTCCTCAGTCGCGCCCAACAAAGCGGTAGCACCTACCCCGTGCGCGCCCTCACCCTCTTCACCAGTTTCCTCGGCCAAGGCATTAAACTTCTCACCCTCGTGGGACTCATGATTCAGTTTAGTCCCCTCGCCACCCTCCTCCTGATTGCCACCTCCATCCCCGCCTTTGCCATTAGTGTGCAGTTTTCCGGCAAACGCTTTAAGGTATTACGCCGCCAAACCCAAAGCGGACGATTCGCCGATTATCTCCAACGCATTCTTACCCATCAAGACTTTGTCAAAGAAATTCGTCTGTTTAATTTAAGTGAACATTTATTAGCACAATGGCACACAATCCGGCATCAATTTAACCACGAAGCTGAACAACTTGCCCGCCAACAAACCCGCGCCCGCACCTTCTCTAACCTCCTCTCAAAACTGGGATTTTATGCCACCTATACCTGGATTGTGATTCAAACCCTCCGCGCTCAAATCACCATTGGCTCCTTAGGGATGTATAGCGGTGCATTTCGCCAATCCCAAAGCGCTATGCAGGGTCTCCTTGAAGATCTCGCTAGGCTTTATGAGGTAAACCTATATGTGAGTCAATTTTTTGATTTTTTAAACTTGCAACCCCATGTCAAAAATGCCGCCCAGCCTCGCCCTTTTCCCAACCCATTACAGCAGGGTCTTACCCTTGAAAATGTCAGTTTTACCTATCCCGGTGCAGACCGGCCCACTCTTGACAATTTAAACCTATCGGTGCGGCCAGGGGAAAGTATTGCGATCGTGGGGGTTAATGGTGCGGGAAAAACCACATTATTGAAACTTTTAACTCGTTTTTATGATGTGAGTTCCGGTGAAATTAGCATTGATCAGATTCCGATTACTCAGCTTGATTTAGTGGAGTTGCGGCGTAATGTGGGAGTAATTTTTCAGGATTTTGCCCGGTATAACTTCAGTGTTTTTGATAATATCGGGTTTGGGAATATTCAAGACCATCAAAATCTTGCCTCTATTCAAAAAGCAGGACGAGATGCGGGGGCAGATCCGATGATTACCACCCTAGATCAAGGCTATCAAACGATGCTGGGTAAGATTTTTCCGGGGGGGCGAGAATTATCTGGAGGGCAATGGCAAAAAATCGGCCTGGCGCGGGCGTTTATGACCCCAGCTCAAATTTTGATTTTGGATGAACCGACGGCGGCGTTGGATGCGATCGCAGAATACGACCTCTTCCAACGCTTTCGCAAACTTGCCGCCGGTAAAATCACCTTTCTCGTCAGTCATCGCTTTTCAACGGTGCGCATGGCCGATCGCATCATTGTTTTGGAACATGGCACGATCCAAGAAATGGGGAGTCATGCCGAACTCATGGCCCGCGATGGTGTTTATGCGCGGATGTTCACCCTCCAATCCTCCAGCTACGATGCCTAG
- a CDS encoding FHA domain-containing protein, producing MIAITLLHPSQSTPVQSWIFERESVVTVGRGSQNDIVLYSAVVSRRHAVLECKDDQWTLSNHGTNGIMVNGHLLATTVNITDGMVIRFGESGPKLRIQLGAVKSEMLGKVIKRRSLTPKAVKHLDIDTNIKNKLKTPKQDKSTFLE from the coding sequence GTGATTGCCATTACATTACTTCATCCGAGTCAATCCACTCCAGTTCAAAGTTGGATCTTTGAGCGTGAATCTGTTGTCACAGTGGGACGCGGAAGTCAAAATGATATCGTACTTTACAGTGCTGTCGTATCCCGTCGTCATGCCGTTTTAGAATGCAAAGACGATCAATGGACGCTATCTAATCATGGTACGAATGGGATTATGGTCAACGGCCATTTGCTTGCAACAACGGTCAATATTACGGATGGGATGGTGATTCGGTTTGGAGAGTCCGGCCCGAAATTACGCATTCAGTTAGGGGCTGTGAAATCCGAGATGTTAGGCAAAGTGATTAAACGGCGATCGCTCACCCCCAAAGCCGTTAAACATCTCGACATTGATACCAACATTAAAAACAAACTCAAAACCCCCAAACAAGATAAATCCACATTCCTAGAATGA
- the fghA gene encoding S-formylglutathione hydrolase, with the protein MSNLTVTSQTRCFGGLLAFYRHDSEVCRSPMQFSVYLPPQAQEGRVPVIYWLSGLTCTEENFMAKAGAQRLAAAWGVMVVAPDTSPRGLGLPGEEESWDFGTGAGFYVDAIASPWHDHYRMFSYVTEELPALIAAEFPADPTRQSIMGHSMGGHGALICALRYPDRYRSVSAFAPIAAPMQCPWGEKAFTGYLGSDRTLWATYDGTELVKTTVWDQPILIDQGEADPFLSQGQLNPDQFAAACATRGLDLTLRYQPGYDHSYYFITSFMADHFAHHAAALGL; encoded by the coding sequence ATGTCCAACTTAACTGTGACCAGTCAAACCCGCTGTTTTGGTGGCTTGCTGGCGTTTTATCGCCACGATTCAGAGGTGTGCCGATCGCCGATGCAGTTTTCGGTGTATCTGCCGCCTCAGGCTCAGGAGGGGCGAGTCCCGGTGATCTATTGGCTGTCGGGGTTGACCTGTACGGAGGAGAATTTTATGGCGAAGGCGGGGGCGCAACGTCTCGCGGCGGCGTGGGGGGTGATGGTGGTGGCTCCGGATACGAGTCCGAGGGGGTTGGGGTTGCCGGGGGAGGAGGAGAGTTGGGATTTTGGGACGGGGGCGGGGTTTTATGTGGATGCGATCGCGTCCCCCTGGCATGACCATTACCGGATGTTTAGCTACGTCACCGAGGAATTACCCGCCCTGATTGCGGCCGAATTTCCCGCTGATCCGACCCGACAAAGCATCATGGGGCATTCCATGGGGGGACATGGGGCGTTGATCTGTGCGTTGCGGTATCCCGATCGCTACCGTTCGGTGTCGGCCTTTGCGCCGATCGCGGCCCCGATGCAATGCCCCTGGGGAGAGAAAGCGTTTACGGGATATTTAGGGAGCGATCGCACCCTCTGGGCAACCTACGATGGAACGGAATTGGTGAAAACCACGGTCTGGGATCAGCCTATTCTCATTGATCAAGGCGAGGCCGATCCTTTTCTGAGCCAAGGTCAATTAAACCCTGACCAATTCGCCGCCGCCTGTGCCACGCGGGGCCTGGACCTCACCCTCCGTTACCAGCCCGGTTATGACCACAGCTACTATTTCATTACCTCCTTCATGGCGGATCATTTCGCGCACCATGCCGCTGCTCTGGGATTGTAG